Proteins encoded in a region of the Pocillopora verrucosa isolate sample1 chromosome 11, ASM3666991v2, whole genome shotgun sequence genome:
- the LOC136277042 gene encoding uncharacterized protein, which produces MASWLVCVGRFLFFGLLGLQAYSLASYPAKYESEDDFYGLALLYVPAMCLWLYIMWDDKNLPWLFAVWICYILGFVIFILIIFGGDKPIEDKLDKAKFFGPNNLKMTLCLAPVILLLLLSTGTDSYRYRDQIWQISLRMALDLFDGVEMLEVIIEENEVSHGVPKPFEKAILAFVCISFIFSPLQLVEIKLRTSNRWIYRCREGLRTALQIICVNCVFLGLRIYLWRGYGKDASIFIAKNAIVICLGLFEVCSISKCCGCDGY; this is translated from the coding sequence ATGGCCTCTTGGTTGGTCTGCGTTGGGCGATTCCTTTTCTTTGGCTTGTTAGGCCTCCAGGCCTACTCGCTAGCTTCGTATCCTGCCAAGTACGAAAGCGAAGATGATTTCTATGGACTAGCCCTCCTGTACGTTCCTGCAATGTGTCTTTGGCTTTATATCATGTGGGACGACAAAAATTTACCATGGTTATTTGCTGTCTGGATATGCTATATCTTGGGTTTCGTGATCTTCATCCTAATCATATTTGGAGGTGACAAACCGATTGAAGATAAGCTCGACAAAGCGAAATTCTTCGGTCCAAACAATCTAAAGATGACACTTTGCCTTGCCCCAGTGATTCTGTTGTTGCTTTTGAGTACTGGAACAGATTCTTACCGATATAGAGATCAAATCTGGCAGATATCCCTACGAATGGCTCTGGATCTCTTCGATGGAGTTGAAATGCTGGAAGTTATCATCGAAGAAAATGAAGTTAGCCATGGTGTTCCAAAGCCCTTTGAAAAAGCCATACTCGCTTTTGTCTGTATCAGTTTTATCTTCTCCCCATTGCAACTGGTTGAGATAAAGTTAAGAACTTCTAATAGGTGGATATATAGATGTAGAGAAGGTTTGCGAACAGCACTACAGATCATCTGTGTTAATTGTGTGTTTTTGGGGCTTCGCATATATCTATGGCGGGGCTATGGAAAAGATGCCTCtatttttattgctaaaaatGCTATTGTCATTTGCCTTGGCCTTTTCGAGGTATGTTCAATCAGTAAATGTTGTGGTTGTGACGGTTATTGA
- the LOC136284196 gene encoding uncharacterized protein, with product MDCSFPYLKRLLATVAFGIILTVQCFFLASYPATYENDPNWYAVTNLFAPVVWMYLVRFKAAKLRWLFYVWYLYVICALIPNIITIFVRVEDRFDKEKFLSPNALKVVLSLTPPLLLLLLHTAEDSTEYKELVSRLTYRIAIDLFDVVNMIGIALDERGEGHEALRNFYAEVLSKKYECTNITQPTLEKVADLTVVPEGFGKGMVAVACFALLLSICQLAENKLSEGTETAIHFRVAVARNVIQIVFVNLVFLIMRAVVFFKYGKDESIFITKNIMGIILSILDIYALCESHSTSFWSLCVSCFGLRRPY from the coding sequence ATGGATTGTTCTTTCCCTTATTTAAAGCGATTACTGGCGACCGTAGCGTTCGGAATTATCTTGACAGTTCAATGCTTCTTCCTTGCCTCATATCCTGCGACTTATGAAAACGATCCTAACTGGTATGCCGTAACAAATCTATTCGCTCCAGTGGTGTGGATGTATCTCGTGCGTTTTAAAGCCGCAAAACTTCGATGGTTGTTTTATGTCTGGTATTTGTACGTTATTTGTGCTTTGATACCTAACATTATCACCATTTTTGTGAGGGTTGAAGACAgatttgacaaagaaaaattcctcaGTCCAAATGCCCTGAAGGTGGTTTTAAGCCTAACACCACCTCTCTTGCTACTGTTGCTACATACTGCAGAAGATTCTACAGAATACAAAGAGTTAGTATCCAGGTTGACGTATCGCATAGCCATAGATCTATTCGATGTTGTCAATATGATAGGTATTGCCCTTGACGAAAGGGGAGAAGGCCATGAGGCATTGCGCAATTTCTACGCTGAGGTACTCAGCAAAAAGTACGAGTGTACCAATATAACACAGCCAACTTTGGAGAAGGTGGCCGACTTAACTGTAGTTCCTGAAGGATTCGGAAAAGGAATGGTTGCAGTTGCATGCTTTGCTCTACTGTTGTCTATCTGCCAGCTGGCTGAAAACAAACTCTCAGAAGGTACCGAGACAGCCATTCATTTTCGAGTCGCAGTTGCTCGAAACGTTATACAAATTGTGTTCGTCAATCTTGTATTCTTGATCATGCGCGCGGTCGTTTTCTTCAAATATGGCAAAGACGAGTCTATCTTCATAACCAAGAATATCATGGGAATAATTCTCTCCATTTTAGATATTTACGCACTATGTGAATCACATTCGACTAGTTTCTGGTCTCTTTGCGTAAGTTGTTTCGGACTGAGAAGGCCCTACTGA
- the LOC136277041 gene encoding uncharacterized protein, which produces MASCSLFLGRLVFFLLLLIQGGYLVAYSLDYDEVAFWVPIVQGVLFAITALVWLVLICTKPKLRWLFYVWLSYVITLLVNIWIIFGTIGDKLDSRKFLGPNILKGVLCVTPPLLLLHNADDLDRSNARKHLVSKLSFQMVVNLFDFVDMIAIVLEDKRHGSTSYSNANIITNETQPTIATSSLTTIPESFGMVMVAVASLSLLISLWQLFENKLSRDYTKIHFRTTVLRNLVEMVFVNLFCLIIRLVVYVKYQKDESIFITKNIISIVWSILDIRAHCESHSVKFWSVLCKSCFGLRKI; this is translated from the coding sequence ATGGCGTCGTGTTCGCTGTTCTTGGGCCGTTTGGTGTTCTTTCTTCTCCTACTCATCCAAGGCGGATATTTGGTCGCTTATTCCTTAGATTATGACGAGGTTGCATTCTGGGTACCGATAGTACAAGGTGTTTTATTTGCTATTACTGCGCTCGTGTGGCTTGTTCTCATCTGTACCAAGCCGAAACTTCGTTGGTTGTTTTATGTCTGGCTTTCATACGTTATTACCCTCTTGGTAAACATTTGGATCATATTTGGAACTATCGGAGACAAACTTGACAGCAGAAAATTCCTCGGCCCTAATATTCTAAAGGGAGTTCTGTGTGTCACACCTCCTCTCTTATTGTTACACAATGCCGACGATTTAGATCGCTCTAATGCGCGCAAACATCTAGTGTCTAAGCTTTCCTTCCAAATGGTCGTCAATCTCTTCGATTTTGTGGATATGATAGCTATCGTCTTGGAAGACAAACGACATGGGAGCACGAGTTACTCGAATGCAAATATTATAACAAACGAAACCCAACCGACAATTGCAACGTCAAGCCTCACCACAATTCCTGAAAGTTTCGGAATGGTCATGGTTGCAGTAGCATCTCTCAGCCTACTAATTTCACTTTGGCAACTGTTTGAGAACAAGCTATCAAGAGATTACACAAAGATTCACTTTCGAACGACAGTTCTCCGCAATTTGGTAGAGAtggtttttgttaatttattttgcttgATCATCCGCCTAGTGGTGTACGTTAAGTACCAAAAAGATGAATCTATCTTCATTACCAAGAATATCATATCAATAGTTTGGTCCATTTTGGACATTAGAGCACATTGTGAATCACATTCAGTTAAATTTTGGTCTGTGTTATGTAAGAGCTGTTTCGGCCTGAGAAAGATCTAA
- the LOC131793118 gene encoding uncharacterized protein has translation MASFFTWLGRLASFLTRFGRFAFFGLIITQCCFLSAYLANYEGTSNWYLMVFSFGPAVFVWIFFLFFDALYLGCLFQIWGLYIVALVVNIAMVFGKVGDRIDKTEFLGPTVLEMVLCITPLLLLLLLNTGDLDDSDDEEREIVSKLCLPMAVDLFDGIEMIDIVLEEREHDFGIPKAFSTAMIVFACLSILASPWQMEEIKRTKEGPEIRVCTALCRNIVQIVLVNLPFLVIRAVVFFKFGKDESIFIAKNGIAIILSIMEICNLLRLRRVRQEDQVV, from the coding sequence ATGGCTTCGTTTTTCACATGGCTCGGACGACTGGCCTCGTTTTTAACACGGTTCGGGCGATTCGCTTTCTTCGGTCTGATAATTACACAGTGCTGTTTTCTATCTGCTTATCTCGCGAATTATGAAGGTACATCCAATTGGTATCTCATGGTCTTTTCCTTTGGCCCAGCAGTTtttgtttggattttttttctatttttcgaTGCGCTGTACCTTGGCTGCCTCTTTCAAATTTGGGGCCTGTACATTGTGGCTTTGGTTGTGAACATCGCAATGGTATTTGGAAAAGTCGGAGATAGAATCGACAAGACCGAGTTTTTAGGACCAACTGTATTGGAGATGGTTCTGTGCATTACACCACTTCTGCTACTACTGTTGCTAAACACAGGCGATCTCGATGATTCAGACGACGAAGAAAGAGAGATTGTTTCCAAGTTGTGTTTGCCCATGGCCGTCGATCTGTTTGATGGAATCGAGATGATAGATATCGTGTTAGAAGAAAGAGAGCACGACTTTGGAATACCCAAGGCTTTCAGTACAGCAATGATCGTGTTTGCTTGCCTCAGTATATTGGCATCTCCTTGGCAAATGGAAGAAATCAAACGTACCAAAGAGGGGCCGGAAATTCGTGTCTGTACCGCATTATGCCGCAATATTGTTCAAATAGTTTTAGTAAATCTACCATTCTTGGTTATTCGTGCGGTGGTGTTCTTTAAGTTTGGCAAAGACGAGTCCATCTTCATTGCCAAGAATGGCATAGCAATAATACTTTCCATCATGGAAATTTGTAATCTACTCCGTTTACGTCGGGTTAGACAAGAAGACCAAGTAGTATAG
- the LOC131793117 gene encoding uncharacterized protein: protein MASRWMFVGRLAFALLLLTQGGFLVAYSVDYDEVTVWAPIVQGVLFAITAFVWFALICTEAKLSRLFYVWVLYVFTLVVNIGILFGTIGDKLDSNKFLGPNVLKGVLCFTPPLLLLLLHNADDLDRSDERKDLVSKLSYQMAIDLFDVVDMIDIVLEDKRHGSANCSCTNTIINETNLTSATSSLKTIPESFGIVMVTVASLSLLMSLWQLFENKLSTDDTKIRFRATVLRNLVEIALVNFVFLIIRLVVYAEYRRDESIFIAKNIISIVLSILEINAHCASHSVRFWSELCKSCFGLRVV from the coding sequence ATGGCGTCGCGTTGGATGTTCGTAGGCCGTTTGGCATTTGCTCTTCTCCTGCTCACCCAAGGGGGATTTTTAGTCGCTTATTCCGTCGATTATGACGAGGTTACAGTTTGGGCACCGATAGTACAAGGTGTCCTATTTGCTATAACAGCGTTCGTGTGGTTTGCTCTCATCTGCACGGAAGCGAAACTTAGTCGGTTGTTCTATGTCTGGGTTTTATATGTTTTTACCCTCGTCGTAAACATTGGAATCTTATTTGGAACAATCGGAGACAAACTTGACAGCAATAAATTCCTTGGCCCTAATGTCCTGAAGGGAGTTCTGTGCTTTACACCTCctctgttgctgttgttgttacACAATGCTGACGATCTAGATCGCTCTGATGAGCGCAAAGATCTAGTGTCTAAGCTTTCCTACCAAATGGCCATCGATCTCTTCGACGTTGTGGATATGATAGATATCGTCTTGGAAGACAAAAGACACGGGAGTGCGAATTGCTCGTGTACAAATACTATAATAAATGAAACCAACCTGACAAGTGCAACTTCAAGCCTCAAAACAATTCCTGAAAGTTTCGGAATAGTCATGGTTACAGTGGCATCTCTCAGTCTACTTATGTCACTTTGGCAATTGTTTGAGAACAAGCTATCAACAGATGACACAAAGATTCGCTTCCGAGCGACAGTTCTTCGCAATTTGGTAGAGATAGCTTTGGTTAATTTTGTCTTCTTGATCATTCGCTTAGTGGTGTACGCTGAGTACCGCAGAGATGAGTCTATCTTTATTGCAAAGAATATCATATCAATAGTTTTGtccattttggaaattaatGCACATTGTGCATCACATTCCGTCAGATTTTGGTCTGAGTTATGTAAAAGTTGCTTTGGACTGAGAGTGGTCTAA